One genomic segment of uncultured Desulfobacter sp. includes these proteins:
- a CDS encoding type IV secretory system conjugative DNA transfer family protein produces the protein MKKQEYGLKQAKAKKSRYPLLFPVCFLLWALAFMSYATQTVARALRYHPDLGRSVFDTYYLPWKVFEWNKYITDTPVGNQVDLIFGVFVLSTVFGFFLILRKKPKGNVNLHGTATWAKKKDLAAMGLDAREGVYVGGFPTARGTKYLIHNGPEHILAFAPTRSGKGVGLVIPSLLAWPGSSVTLDIKGENYALTSGYRAKELNHKILKFDPADETFSFSKWNPLAEVRINTNHAIADAQNIAQMICDPDGKGMKDYFTQAGYALLTGLILHVIVSKQDATLADIVAEITKSDNEGDVKNLLYAMIDKEHAQILKKRYPDMDIDLADNIQSTIDSYAGEAVIKADRELSGVVSTAVTNLSLYRDPIVAKNTSESDFSISDIMNSETPVDLYLVVSPANLDRLRPLLRVFFNLALRKFTQKMEFENGQALVGYKHRLLLMLDEFTSLGKLEIMQKALAFMAGYGVKAYIIVQDLSQLQEAYTRDESITSNCHVRIAYAPNKIETAKLLSDMTGKTTVVDKKTSVSGKRLGGMGNASVSVSEVARPLLTPDECMRLKGPVKDEKGGIKTPGDMLIFVSGYNTVYGQQILYFLDPVFQKRVKIPPPDRIDLFRLKKVSKNDI, from the coding sequence ATGAAAAAACAAGAATACGGCCTTAAACAGGCCAAGGCAAAAAAAAGCAGGTATCCGCTGCTCTTTCCGGTTTGTTTTTTGTTATGGGCCCTTGCCTTTATGAGTTATGCCACCCAAACCGTAGCCAGGGCGTTAAGATACCATCCTGACCTTGGCAGGTCGGTGTTTGATACGTATTACCTGCCCTGGAAGGTATTTGAATGGAATAAATATATAACAGACACCCCGGTGGGTAATCAGGTTGACTTGATCTTCGGTGTTTTTGTCCTCAGCACTGTCTTTGGCTTTTTCCTGATTCTCAGGAAAAAGCCCAAAGGCAATGTAAATCTGCACGGCACGGCCACCTGGGCAAAGAAAAAAGATTTGGCTGCAATGGGACTTGACGCCAGGGAAGGTGTATATGTCGGCGGCTTTCCAACGGCCAGGGGAACCAAATACCTGATCCATAACGGTCCAGAACATATTTTAGCATTTGCGCCAACCAGGTCAGGTAAAGGTGTGGGCCTGGTTATCCCATCGTTGCTTGCCTGGCCGGGCTCAAGCGTAACCCTGGACATTAAGGGTGAAAATTATGCTTTGACATCAGGATACAGGGCTAAAGAATTAAATCATAAAATTCTCAAGTTTGATCCTGCCGATGAGACCTTTTCTTTTTCTAAATGGAATCCTTTGGCAGAAGTGCGGATTAATACAAATCATGCCATTGCTGATGCCCAAAATATTGCACAGATGATCTGTGACCCGGACGGCAAAGGCATGAAAGATTATTTCACCCAGGCCGGGTATGCTTTGCTGACCGGGCTGATTTTGCATGTCATTGTATCAAAGCAGGATGCCACCCTAGCAGATATCGTGGCGGAAATTACAAAAAGCGACAATGAGGGTGATGTAAAAAACCTGCTTTATGCCATGATAGACAAAGAACACGCACAAATCTTGAAAAAACGGTATCCGGACATGGATATTGATCTGGCAGACAACATACAATCCACAATTGACAGTTATGCCGGTGAAGCTGTAATCAAAGCCGACCGTGAGTTATCCGGGGTGGTATCAACCGCTGTTACAAACCTTTCGTTGTATCGTGATCCCATTGTCGCAAAGAATACCTCTGAGTCTGATTTTTCCATTTCAGATATCATGAACTCTGAAACCCCTGTTGATTTATACCTGGTTGTATCCCCTGCCAACCTGGACAGGTTAAGGCCGCTGCTGCGTGTGTTTTTCAATCTGGCATTAAGAAAATTTACCCAGAAAATGGAGTTTGAAAACGGGCAAGCCCTGGTTGGTTATAAACACAGGCTGTTGCTCATGCTGGACGAATTTACCAGTTTGGGCAAGTTGGAAATCATGCAAAAGGCCCTGGCGTTCATGGCCGGTTACGGCGTGAAGGCGTATATCATTGTCCAGGACTTATCCCAACTGCAGGAAGCGTATACCCGGGACGAATCAATCACATCCAATTGCCATGTCAGAATTGCATATGCACCCAATAAGATAGAAACCGCAAAGCTGCTGTCAGATATGACCGGGAAAACCACTGTTGTGGACAAAAAAACCAGTGTTTCCGGCAAACGGTTAGGCGGCATGGGCAATGCCTCTGTGTCAGTCAGCGAAGTTGCAAGGCCGCTGCTTACACCAGATGAATGCATGAGGCTGAAAGGCCCGGTCAAAGACGAAAAAGGGGGAATCAAAACCCCTGGCGATATGCTTATATTCGTTTCTGGTTACAACACGGTATACGGTCAGCAGATACTATATTTTTTAGATCCTGTCTTCCAAAAGCGGGTTAAAATTCCACCACCCGACCGTATAGATCTTTTCAGATTAAAAAAGGTATCGAAGAATGACATATAA
- a CDS encoding S26 family signal peptidase, whose translation MTYKSKIIKIMLPCSLLFAVCFFISQYCYINASASLPRGIYLKTTRAIANGSFVVFHPTAAQQSLVSKYVKNTPLMKRVAALPGQAYQLPPALDTDSKGRPITAFEPKTGIVPDNHLILVGNTKFSLDSRYIGFVPLSSIIDTITPFFVFGR comes from the coding sequence ATGACATATAAAAGCAAAATAATAAAAATCATGCTGCCCTGCAGTCTTCTTTTTGCGGTCTGTTTTTTTATATCTCAATACTGTTATATCAATGCATCCGCAAGCCTGCCCCGAGGTATATATTTAAAAACCACCCGGGCAATTGCCAATGGTTCCTTTGTTGTTTTCCATCCCACCGCTGCACAACAGAGTCTTGTGTCAAAGTACGTTAAAAATACCCCTTTAATGAAACGTGTGGCTGCTTTACCGGGTCAGGCATACCAACTGCCCCCGGCCTTGGATACAGACAGCAAAGGCCGCCCTATTACAGCGTTTGAACCCAAGACGGGCATCGTGCCCGATAATCACCTGATTTTGGTTGGTAACACAAAATTTTCATTGGACAGCAGGTATATAGGCTTTGTGCCGCTATCCTCAATCATTGATACGATAACCCCCTTTTTTGTTTTCGGACGTTAA
- the trbB gene encoding P-type conjugative transfer ATPase TrbB, producing MSVVLDSLKHNLGPIVTQALDDDNVIEIMLNPDGKLWLDTFDKGMVEVSAIPASSAAGILSQVASMLGAVVTKDFPVVEGELPLDGSRFEGLFPPVVANPTFTIRKKAIRIFTLDNYVRSGTMSPDQQQIICDAIANKKNILVVGGTGSGKTTLTNAILAELADIAGDERLVIIEDTSELQCLSKNKVMLRTNQNTNMQHLLKATMRLRPDRIVVGEVRGGEALDLLKAWNTGHPGGVCTVHANSCAGGLVRLQQLIAEVVPNPMDDLIQEAVDLVVFIKRTKQGRKIDDIAVINQKDTAIHNLKIPA from the coding sequence ATGAGCGTCGTGTTGGATAGTTTGAAGCATAATTTAGGCCCCATTGTCACCCAGGCCCTGGATGATGATAACGTGATTGAAATTATGCTCAATCCTGACGGCAAGCTATGGCTCGATACGTTTGACAAGGGAATGGTGGAAGTGTCAGCCATTCCTGCATCGTCTGCTGCGGGAATACTGAGCCAGGTTGCGTCCATGCTTGGGGCCGTCGTTACAAAGGATTTTCCCGTTGTTGAAGGTGAATTGCCCCTGGACGGCAGCCGGTTTGAGGGGTTGTTTCCTCCGGTTGTGGCCAATCCCACGTTCACAATCCGCAAAAAGGCCATCAGGATATTTACCCTGGATAATTACGTGCGGTCCGGAACCATGTCTCCGGATCAACAACAAATTATCTGCGATGCCATTGCAAACAAAAAAAACATCCTGGTGGTGGGTGGAACGGGTTCCGGCAAAACAACCCTGACAAATGCCATTCTTGCAGAATTGGCAGATATTGCCGGCGATGAACGGCTTGTCATTATCGAAGACACCAGCGAACTGCAGTGCCTGTCAAAAAATAAGGTGATGCTGCGTACAAACCAAAACACCAATATGCAACATCTTCTTAAGGCCACCATGAGGCTTCGGCCGGACAGAATCGTTGTCGGTGAAGTAAGAGGCGGTGAAGCCCTTGACCTTTTAAAGGCGTGGAATACCGGCCACCCGGGTGGCGTGTGCACCGTCCATGCCAATTCCTGTGCCGGGGGACTGGTCCGGCTGCAGCAGCTCATTGCTGAAGTTGTGCCGAATCCCATGGATGATTTAATCCAGGAGGCGGTTGATTTGGTGGTTTTTATTAAAAGAACCAAACAGGGCAGAAAGATAGACGATATTGCCGTCATAAACCAAAAGGATACGGCGATACACAATTTAAAAATTCCAGCTTAA
- a CDS encoding TrbM/KikA/MpfK family conjugal transfer protein yields the protein MKSLKITIIFLLAVVSIQGSAQAELSNIQTLACESILCLSSAVQPAECNPALNYFYGIKGDKLSDTLDLRRAFLNKCPDSSAPGMPSLINAIVNYSSPFCTLESLNNNLVEVRILVKRWGRETYCKTIKVVNPELPAACQNYYNVLINHEYTAYSQLSYIGTDLGYKKEDDDGNEFYVIYADSTSEQNQIAAALSDNHWEWH from the coding sequence ATGAAATCACTTAAAATCACAATTATTTTTTTATTGGCGGTAGTTTCAATCCAGGGATCAGCCCAGGCAGAGTTGTCAAATATTCAAACATTGGCCTGTGAAAGCATCCTATGTCTGTCATCCGCCGTACAACCTGCGGAGTGCAATCCGGCCCTGAATTATTTTTATGGAATTAAGGGGGATAAACTATCTGACACACTGGATTTAAGAAGAGCATTCCTGAATAAATGCCCGGATTCATCCGCACCGGGAATGCCGAGTCTGATTAATGCAATCGTCAATTATTCGAGCCCTTTTTGCACCCTTGAAAGTTTAAATAATAATCTGGTTGAGGTACGGATTTTGGTGAAAAGATGGGGTAGAGAAACATATTGTAAAACAATAAAAGTGGTTAATCCTGAGTTACCGGCAGCGTGTCAGAATTATTATAATGTTCTCATTAATCACGAATATACAGCATACTCACAACTTTCTTATATTGGAACTGATTTAGGATACAAGAAGGAAGATGATGATGGAAATGAATTTTATGTAATCTATGCAGACTCCACAAGTGAGCAAAACCAAATCGCTGCAGCGTTATCAGATAACCATTGGGAATGGCATTAA
- a CDS encoding CopG family transcriptional regulator — translation MENKRTKCLKSYVTAKEHAKIQQLAKQTGLSVSDYIRRIITGQRIESRLDQKSFLSALKVNADLGRLGGLFKYYLSQGFKNVPPGEIRKVLHDIEDRQRQLKSVISKIRDMM, via the coding sequence ATGGAAAATAAACGTACAAAATGCCTTAAATCATACGTCACAGCCAAAGAACACGCCAAGATACAGCAGTTAGCCAAACAAACCGGCCTGTCTGTTTCTGATTATATCCGCAGGATTATAACCGGCCAACGGATAGAATCAAGGCTTGACCAAAAGTCTTTTTTATCTGCTCTTAAAGTGAATGCTGACCTTGGCCGGCTTGGGGGGCTGTTTAAATACTATCTTTCCCAAGGGTTTAAAAATGTGCCTCCTGGAGAAATAAGAAAGGTGCTGCATGACATTGAAGACAGGCAGCGGCAGCTTAAGTCGGTCATTTCTAAAATCCGGGATATGATGTAA
- a CDS encoding relaxase/mobilization nuclease domain-containing protein, protein MISKRIHCAPQHDNIKRLGLYIGAGHEGEKLFAKWTAGCYAGQDYDLAIDEIKATQGMNTRTKKEKTYHMVISFHPEDFKKLSLEDFKNIEKEFAAALGFEDHQRLCGIHINTDNPHMHVAYNMIHKEKYTRHDPFYDYYKRDKICRLLEEKYKLKVDVGVEQQFSDYVKQRQSDVKHAFDNAPDWQSLHEELATYGLTVQMRGNGCILAAIGHKQKDGHHIKLSDFDKNLSKKKLQDRFGSYEKSAGDYEVKEFFQREPKRENAKAKDFETKTGLKSFDTFVLESKDFIAQAAIKSGTWQDFHRELSRIGLEVKPRGAGFVLTDIGGKTKKKSSIPFSKTGMRLAKNGIILERPKKGDMNNGRNTGQPGNLKILGEFEPSQGGYTIEKPYKFEPVKKLKSAKEREAWKIYIREQKQHNYTWIKFNKNFQRFYGEDFGM, encoded by the coding sequence ATGATATCAAAACGTATTCATTGCGCACCGCAACACGACAACATAAAGCGTTTAGGGTTGTATATAGGTGCCGGCCATGAAGGGGAAAAGCTCTTTGCAAAATGGACAGCCGGCTGTTATGCCGGGCAGGATTATGATCTGGCCATTGATGAAATTAAAGCCACCCAGGGAATGAATACCCGGACAAAAAAAGAAAAAACTTATCATATGGTGATAAGTTTTCATCCCGAAGATTTTAAAAAACTTTCCCTGGAAGATTTTAAAAACATTGAAAAAGAATTTGCAGCCGCTTTAGGTTTTGAAGACCATCAACGGCTCTGCGGAATACATATCAATACAGACAATCCCCACATGCACGTTGCTTACAATATGATTCATAAGGAAAAATACACCCGACATGATCCTTTCTATGATTATTATAAACGGGATAAAATATGTCGGCTCCTGGAGGAAAAATATAAGCTTAAGGTTGATGTTGGGGTTGAACAGCAATTTAGCGATTACGTTAAGCAGCGGCAATCAGATGTTAAACACGCCTTTGATAATGCACCGGATTGGCAGTCCTTACACGAAGAACTTGCCACTTACGGCTTAACTGTGCAAATGCGTGGGAACGGCTGTATCCTGGCTGCAATCGGCCACAAGCAAAAAGATGGTCATCACATAAAATTAAGCGATTTTGATAAAAATTTGTCAAAGAAAAAACTTCAAGACCGGTTTGGTTCCTATGAAAAATCAGCCGGGGATTATGAGGTAAAAGAATTTTTTCAACGGGAGCCAAAACGGGAAAACGCCAAAGCCAAAGATTTTGAAACTAAAACCGGGTTAAAATCCTTTGATACTTTTGTTTTAGAATCAAAAGATTTTATCGCCCAGGCTGCAATTAAATCTGGTACCTGGCAAGACTTCCATAGGGAACTGTCCAGAATAGGCCTTGAAGTCAAACCACGGGGGGCAGGGTTTGTTCTAACTGATATAGGCGGAAAGACGAAAAAAAAATCAAGCATTCCTTTTTCTAAAACCGGTATGCGACTTGCCAAAAACGGCATTATCCTTGAACGCCCCAAAAAAGGAGATATGAATAATGGAAGAAACACAGGACAGCCCGGTAATTTGAAAATTTTAGGAGAATTTGAACCATCCCAAGGCGGCTATACAATTGAAAAGCCGTATAAATTTGAACCAGTGAAAAAACTCAAATCCGCCAAAGAAAGAGAAGCTTGGAAGATTTACATCCGTGAACAGAAACAGCATAATTATACTTGGATAAAATTTAATAAAAATTTCCAGCGTTTTTATGGTGAAGATTTTGGAATGTAA
- a CDS encoding Abi family protein: MKYKKPPLAIDDQIQLLRQRGMEIPDPGRAARYLSHISYFRLRGYWIPFENKENGKDHHFMDGTTFDAVLNLYIFDRKFRLLMLEAIERIEISFRAHFANELGVAYGSHFYLDPNYFYRADLHENLLNSLGSEINRSTELFIEHYNKTYDDPALPPIWASAEVMSFGQLSLWYKNLKTRHDKNRIARPYGIDESLLRSFMHHLTFIRNITAHHGRLWNRRMTITMRLPRKPKALAAMLNPDATRYVGNTVIMLGYFLQLISPGTSWPHRMRRLIIHSHGIRPAAMGLQKNWQHLPLWKVPDGNR, encoded by the coding sequence ATGAAATATAAGAAACCCCCTCTTGCTATCGATGATCAAATCCAACTGTTGCGTCAGCGCGGCATGGAGATACCCGATCCAGGTAGAGCAGCCCGCTACCTTTCCCACATCAGTTACTTTCGTCTTCGAGGATACTGGATTCCCTTTGAAAACAAAGAGAATGGAAAAGATCACCACTTCATGGATGGGACCACCTTTGATGCTGTCCTCAATCTTTACATCTTTGATCGGAAGTTCAGGCTCTTAATGCTGGAAGCCATCGAAAGGATTGAGATTTCATTCCGGGCACATTTTGCCAACGAACTGGGCGTGGCTTATGGGAGTCATTTCTACCTTGACCCCAATTATTTTTACAGGGCTGATCTGCATGAAAACCTTTTGAACTCTTTGGGGTCTGAAATTAATCGAAGCACAGAGCTTTTTATTGAACATTACAACAAAACCTACGATGATCCGGCGTTACCTCCGATTTGGGCTTCAGCCGAAGTGATGTCCTTTGGACAACTATCTCTCTGGTATAAGAATTTGAAAACCCGCCATGACAAAAACCGGATTGCGAGACCCTACGGTATCGATGAAAGCCTCCTACGCTCATTTATGCACCATCTGACGTTTATCCGGAATATCACTGCTCACCATGGACGGCTTTGGAATCGTCGAATGACCATTACCATGAGGCTGCCCAGAAAACCCAAAGCATTGGCAGCTATGTTAAACCCAGATGCCACCAGATATGTCGGCAATACCGTAATCATGTTGGGATACTTTCTCCAATTAATCAGCCCTGGGACCAGTTGGCCACATCGGATGCGCCGATTAATAATCCACTCTCATGGAATCCGGCCAGCTGCAATGGGATTGCAAAAAAATTGGCAACATCTTCCTTTATGGAAGGTGCCTGATGGGAATAGATAA